One genomic window of Hydra vulgaris chromosome 03, alternate assembly HydraT2T_AEP includes the following:
- the LOC136078577 gene encoding uncharacterized protein LOC136078577, whose protein sequence is MKSGLNFVGDVFNDKARAVEEKINKVHDDLSNVQKMQGKISSDNIELKLKSVDIEDRNRRNNLRIDGVVENSEEKNWEITKKKVKQLFKDNLGIEKDIIIDRAHRVGVANDKRERTIVLKLRDYEDKKTILERATKLKGTNIFLNEDFSFTTRKIRKELFDQAKIHRQNGYFAKVVYNKLIVHEFRENTRNTDVIPTCVNE, encoded by the coding sequence ATGAAATCTGGATTAAATTTTGTTGGCGATGTATTCAACGATAAAGCTAGAGCAGTTgaggaaaaaattaataaagttcacGATGATTTATCAAATGTACAAAAAATGCAGGGTAAAATATCTTCTGACAATAttgagttaaaattaaaaagcgtTGATATTGAAGACCGTAACAGAAGAAACAATTTAAGAATTGACGGGGTCGTTGAAAATAGCGAAGAAAAGAATTGGGAAATCACAAAGAAAAAGGTAAAGCAACTATTTAAAGATAACCTTGGTattgaaaaagatattataattGATCGGGCTCATCGAGTGGGAGTAGCTAATGATAAACGAGAACGAACTATTGTCTTGAAGCTCCGGGATTACGAggacaaaaaaacaattttggaaagagcaacaaaattaaaaggaacTAATATCTTTCTAAATGAAGATTTTAGTTTTACCACGCGAAAAATTCGAAAAGAACTTTTTGATCAGGCGAAGATACATCGTCAAAATGGCTATTTTGCAAAAGTTGTTTACAACAAACTAATTGTTCACGAATTTCGAGAAAACACCCGCAACACAGATGTTATTCCGACATGCGTAAACGAGTAA
- the LOC136078576 gene encoding uncharacterized protein LOC136078576 — protein MTFFGTLQRIYTLFASSTKRWTVFKKHVKCLSVKPLSETRWECRMESVKAVQFQAAEVCDALEELAKSTNDAQGKSEAESLVSQMTNYRFLVALCFWHSLLFQVNFTSKELQSNTIGIAAELTSFEKLFDWLKTYRETGFVAALIDAKELANELEVEPIFQQKRCYKKKKMFLYESSDEPILDPKTEFRVNFFNQVVDKALQSLQPRFMQLKEHHKLFGFLYNFQNMSKEDLRKHSADLEIALTDITKDIEGFMLSEEMEAIKPILPVQQQKPKELFKYLACNDRSTAFPNLFIALKILMTIPVTVASGERSFSKLKLVKTYLRSVINQERLNNLALISIESPISREINYEKILKDFASKKARKIHFDLQIICLL, from the coding sequence ATGACATTTTTTGGAACCCTGCAGCGTATTTACACCCTTTTTGCTTCATCTACAAAAAGATGGactgtttttaaaaagcatgtGAAATGCCTGTCTGTTAAACCATTATCAGAAACAAGATGGGAATGTAGAATGGAAAGTGTTAAGGCTGTACAATTTCAAGCTGCAGAAGTGTGTGATGCTTTAGAAGAACTAGCAAAAAGCACAAATGATGCTCAAGGGAAAAGTGAGGCTGAATCATTAGTAAGCCAAATGACAAATTATAGGTTTCTGGTTGCACTATGTTTTTGGCACTCTTTattgtttcaagtaaattttaCTAGCAAGGAACTTCAAAGCAATACCATAGGCATTGCCGCGGAGCTgacatcttttgaaaaattgtttgattgGTTGAAGACATACCGAGAGACAGGCTTTGTAGCAGCATTGATTGATGCCAAAGAGCTTGCAAATGAGTTAGAAGTTGAACCCATATTTCAACAGAAGCGCTGttacaagaaaaagaaaatgtttctttatgAATCTTCTGACGAACCAATTTTAGACCCCAAGACAGAATTCCGggtaaattttttcaatcaagtTGTAGACAAAGCATTGCAATCTCTTCAACCACGGTTTATGCAGCTGAAAGAACACCATAAACTTTTTGGAtttctatataattttcaaaatatgtcTAAAGAAGATCTCAGAAAACATTCAGCCGACCTAGAAATTGCTTTGACAGACATTACAAAAGATATAGAAGGGTTCATGCTTTCCGAAGAAATGGAGGCAATTAAGCCAATACTGCCCGTTCAACAACAAAAACCCAAAGAACTCTTTAAATATTTGGCTTGTAATGATAGGTCGACTGCATTTCCAAATTTGTTCATAGCCCTAAAAATACTGATGACAATTCCAGTTACAGTCGCTTCCGGTGaaagaagtttttcaaaactaaaattagttaaaacctACCTTAGGTCAGTAATTAACCAAGAACGACTAAACAATTTGGCACTAATATCAATTGAATCTCCTATAAGTAGAgaaattaattatgaaaaaattctaaaagattTCGCAAGCAAAAAAGCAAGAAAGATCCACTTTGACTTAcagattatttgtttattatga
- the LOC136078575 gene encoding zinc finger MYM-type protein 5-like, translated as MKRTLAKVKITEAEKEKGALDKYLSKSVDLFETEKSDKQVESDDIETNISKEITSEASSSFLSGCNAQQNTSELCINISVNTHKDNEDISESREENSNPALCDILKIKDDPATWPNKINQNVRDYLVNKGPPKITVENFPQNEKGLHFSKFHCKRKLKNGEVIERPWLIYSESFDKVYCYNCKLFDTNSDSALATSGFDSWSNIHTRLEDHKKSKKHLQCTLNCYELQQRLSTGLTVDTLNEKLIRQETKRWNQVFERLVASVQFLAERNLAFRGSEEQIGNPHNGNFLGVIELLGKSDPVMQDHIQKIINKDIHDHYLGKTIQDEIIDTIGQAVLQEVIARIKSAKYFAVILDCTPDISHQEQMSMVLRYVADGTHSDVPAGIYEHFIKFIIVESSTGENLFNTLVKEIEMLGLDVENIRGQGYDNGANMKGQFWSASTTFGKKFTSFLYSLCVP; from the coding sequence ATGAAGAGAACCTTAGCTAAGGTAAAGATAACTGaagcagaaaaagaaaaaggtgcGTTAGATAAATATTTGAGTAAATCAGTAGATCTGTTTGAAACTGAAAAATCAGACAAACAAGTCGAGTCAGACGACattgaaacaaatatttctaaagaaattaCATCAGAAGCTAGTAGTAGTTTTCTTTCTGGATGTAATGCTCAACAAAATACATCtgaattatgtataaatatatctgTTAACACACACAAGGATAATGAGGATATTTCAGAATCAAGAGAAGAAAATTCAAACCCAGCACtatgtgatattttaaagataaaagatGACCCTGCTACATggccaaataaaataaatcaaaatgtcAGAGATTATTTAGTGAACAAAGGACCCCCTAAGATCACTGTAGAAAATTTTCCGCAAAATGAAAAAGGGTTACATTTTTcgaaatttcattgtaaaagaaaattaaaaaatggggAAGTTATAGAACGACCATGGCTAATATATTCTGAatcatttgataaagtttactGTTACAATTGCAAACTTTTTGACACAAATTCTGATTCTGCACTTGCTACTTCTGGATTTGACAGCTGGTCAAATATTCATACAAGATTAGAGgatcataaaaaatcaaaaaaacatttgcaatgtACACTTAATTGCTATGAACTGCAGCAAAGGTTATCTACTGGATTAACTGTTGAtacattaaatgaaaaattaataagacaGGAAACAAAACGCTGGAATCAAGTCTTTGAGCGACTTGTTGCTTCTGTACAGTTTTTGGCAGAAAGGAACTTGGCATTTCGTGGGTCTGAAGAACAAATTGGAAATCCACATAATGGCAATTTTCTAGGCGTCATTGAATTGCTAGGAAAATCTGATCCAGTTATGCAAGATCATATAcagaaaattattaacaaagacATTCATGATCATTATTTAGGCAAGACCATACAAGATGAAATTATTGATACTATAGGCCAAGCTGTTCTACAGGAAGTTATTGCTAGAATTAAGTCGGCAAAGTATTTTGCAGTGATTCTTGACTGCACTCCTGATATCAGCCATCAGGAACAGATGTCAATGGTGCTAAGATATGTCGCTGATGGCACACACTCAGATGTCCCAGCAGGAAtttatgaacattttataaagtttattatagttGAGAGCAGCACtggtgaaaatttatttaacactcTTGTGAAAGAAATTGAAATGCTAGGACTAGATGTTGAAAACATCAGAGGACAAGGGTATGACAATGGAGCTAATATGAAAGGGCAATTCTGGAGTGCAAGCACGACTTTTGGAAAGAAATTCACAAGCTTTCTATACTCTTTGTGTGTGCCATAA